One window of the Equus caballus isolate H_3958 breed thoroughbred chromosome 2, TB-T2T, whole genome shotgun sequence genome contains the following:
- the LOC100629609 gene encoding microsomal glutathione S-transferase 2-like — MAGNSILLAAVSVFPVCQQSYFALQVGQARLKYKIMPLAVSGSPEFDRIFHAHFCYFSGSAVPLCPSPVYLGIFRSC; from the exons ATGGCTGGGAATTCAATCTTGCTGGCTGCTGTCTCTGTCTTCCCTGTCTGTCAGCAAAGTTATTTTGCTTTGCAGGTAGGACAGGCaagattaaaatacaaaattatgccCTTGGCAGTCTCTGGGTCACCAGAGTTTGACAGAATATTTCATGCACA TTTTTGCTACTTTTCTGGGTCAGCTGTACCTCTATGCCCATCACCAGTATATCTGGGGATATTCAGAAGCTGCTAA